In one Diabrotica virgifera virgifera chromosome 5, PGI_DIABVI_V3a genomic region, the following are encoded:
- the LOC126885050 gene encoding uncharacterized protein K02A2.6-like yields MEGAVFPSTQVSVLRGAIGSLQEYRIGTDWNIYQERLEQYFLANYVENDRMVPVLLTIIGDKAYEILKGLCDPVLPKNKTFDELCILLQKQFTKKVSVFKERIEFYSLRQAEKESVADFYVRIKNKAIDCKFGTTLNNVLKDKFVCGVRKGPVLDRLCEEDHTTTLEHLYELALRKEAAAVEANTLVPVNKISSTSVNQGRNREAREGGSGGLYGESKCNACGGIKHDFRNCKYRKYSCKICRKVGHLAKMCNKNKGKSTHYVEPVESENSDSENVQDFDFVNMYHTSFDNVNNGFIKPQKANMLINDCTILMELDSGAGISVLPENIYIRYFKTSALLPTKVRLRSFDGSIITPLGEIFVTIQYNNVRVDNCRLIIIKNGTTALIGRDLMKTFNFEIKLPGVPNININKIDQDAEIARLVKKYSSLFSNELGHYRFEKVDLKMEPNAKPIFCKPRPLPFAFKRDVNAELDELESKGVITLIENAEWGTPLVPIVKETGKIRVCAHYKITVNKFLIDVKHPLPRVEELFAALQGGHLFTKLDFKNAYNQLELTEETKKLLSWSTHRGIYQV; encoded by the coding sequence ATGGAAGGTGCAGTATTTCCTTCAACTCAAGTGAGTGTTCTAAGGGGCGCAATAGGCAGCTTACAAGAGTACCGGATAGGTACTGATTGGAATATATACCAGGAGAGGTTAGAGCAATATTTTCTTGCAAATTATGTAGAGAATGATAGAATGGTTCCAGTATTATTGACAATAATTGGTGATAAGGCCTATGAAATATTAAAAGGATTGTGTGACCCAGTTTTACCTAAGAATAAGACTTTCGATGAACTATGTATCCTTCTACAAAAGCAATTCACTAAAAAAGTTTCTGTTTTTAAGGAACGAATAGAATTTTATTCTTTGAGACAAGCTGAAAAGGAGTCCGTGGCAGACTTTTACGtaagaattaaaaataaagcaataGATTGCAAGTTTGGGACTACattaaacaatgttttaaaagaCAAATTCGTTTGTGGTGTGAGAAAGGGACCAGTCCTGGATCGCTTATGTGAGGAGGATCATACAACAACCTTAGAACATCTATATGAGTTGGCGTTGAGAAAAGAAGCTGCAGCAGTAGAAGCCAACACTTTAGTTCCAGTAAATAAGATATCAAGCACCAGTGTTAACCAAGGCAGAAATAGAGAAGCACGAGAAGGAGGTTCAGGAGGTTTGTATGGAGAGTCAAAGTGTAATGCGTGTGGAGGAATAAAACATGACTTTAGAAATTGTAAGTACCGAAAATATAGTTGTAAGATCTGTCGGAAGGTTGGCCATCTGGCTAAAATGTGTAATAAAAACAAAGGAAAAAGTACTCATTATGTAGAACCTGTAGAGAGTGAAAATTCTGATTCAGAAAATGTACAAGATTTTGATTTTGTAAACATGTACCATACCTCTTTTGATAATGTTAATAATGGTTTTATAAAACCACAAAAGGCAAATATGTTAATTAATGATTGTACTATCTTAATGGAACTGGATTCAGGCGCAGGTATCTCTGTCCTTcctgaaaatatttatatcagATATTTCAAAACCAGTGCATTACTTCCAACTAAAGTTAGACTCAGATCATTTGATGGAAGTATTATTACACCTTTAGGTGAGATTTTCGTAACTATTCAATATAATAATGTTAGGGTAGATAACTGTAggttaattataataaaaaatggaacaACAGCCTTAATTGGTAGAGATTTAATGAAGACATTTAATTTCGAGATTAAATTACCGGGAGTTCCTaacattaatataaataaaatagatcAGGATGCAGAGATAGCAAggttagtaaaaaaatatagttctCTCTTTAGTAATGAATTAGGGCATTATAGGTTTGAAAAAGTTGACTTAAAAATGGAACCAAATGCAAAACCTATATTTTGCAAACCAAGGCCATTACCTTTTGCTTTTAAAAGGGATGTTAATGCAGAATTAGATGAACTTGAAAGTAAGGGTGTCATTACCTTGATTGAAAATGCTGAATGGGGCACCCCACTGGTTCCCATTGTCAAGGAGACAGGCAAAATCCGTGTATGTGCTCACTACAAAATAACCGTAAATAAATTTCTAATTGATGTCAAGCATCCATTGCCAAGAGTGGAGGAGTTATTTGCAGCCCTCCAGGGTGGGCACCTTTTTACAAAACTTGATTTCAAAAATGCTTACAACCAATTGGAGCTAACGGAGGagacaaaaaaacttttaagtTGGAGCACACACAGAGGTATTTATCAGGTA